A stretch of the Aneurinibacillus migulanus genome encodes the following:
- a CDS encoding ferritin-like domain-containing protein, with protein sequence MDQAVKTLIDGLNEDLANEYASVIMYTYNAATVSGLSRQVLKPFFEQEVPDELGHASYLAEKISMLGGIPVVKPAPVEQPKEVKAMLEQALKAETETIERYKQRLEQADAVGEIALKVQLEDMIADETRHKEELQRLLEDPRLC encoded by the coding sequence ATGGATCAGGCTGTGAAAACACTAATCGACGGATTAAACGAAGATTTAGCAAATGAGTATGCATCAGTCATTATGTATACGTACAATGCGGCGACTGTTTCCGGCTTGAGTCGCCAGGTCTTGAAGCCTTTCTTCGAGCAGGAGGTTCCCGACGAGCTTGGACATGCGTCCTATCTTGCTGAGAAAATCTCCATGCTGGGTGGCATCCCTGTTGTAAAACCCGCACCTGTAGAGCAGCCAAAAGAGGTGAAAGCAATGCTGGAGCAAGCGCTTAAGGCCGAAACGGAGACCATTGAGCGTTATAAGCAACGTTTGGAACAAGCGGATGCTGTAGGCGAGATTGCACTGAAGGTACAGCTCGAGGACATGATTGCAGATGAGACGCGTCATAAGGAAGAATTGCAGCGTTTGCTTGAAGATCCACGTCTTTGTTAA
- a CDS encoding MATE family efflux transporter → MASRNVDFTEGNIMRQMIAFSLPIFLTNVLQTSYQFIDSLWVGNLLGSDALASVSVSATIVFTMLSFIIGMNGATLTILAQRRGARDEDGMKESLNAFVVVFALLSVGIGIVGYFLSPYILTLIQTPAAIHELATQYLQVNFIGIVFLFGYNFIGTVLRALGDSRTPIRFVFIAVILNAVLDPLFIAYFDMGVVGAAVATVLSQGFSFIYALIYTQRKGKIPFMRPHIPSKMYAITIFRLGIPAGLQMMVISGGMMAIMSVVNTFGEDVVAGFGASQRMDNLIMLPIVTLGSAINSMAGQNIGAGKWERVSGIARSGITLIVGLSLAIAVLVYISAPWLLSLFVDNPNSIAFGTMYLTTVCFFYPFLGINFVLNGIIRGAGGMMQILILNFISFWVLRYPLTALFSEWIGDQGIAYGMGASFIISALFAGAYYRFGRWREIRVLQRR, encoded by the coding sequence ATGGCCTCACGAAATGTTGATTTTACGGAAGGAAATATTATGCGACAGATGATCGCCTTTTCCTTACCTATTTTTTTGACCAATGTGCTTCAAACGTCATACCAGTTCATCGATAGTCTATGGGTAGGTAACTTGCTTGGTTCTGATGCCCTAGCTTCTGTATCGGTATCAGCGACCATTGTATTTACGATGCTTTCTTTTATCATCGGGATGAATGGGGCAACGCTGACGATTCTCGCACAGCGCAGAGGAGCGCGCGATGAAGACGGAATGAAGGAATCGCTGAATGCATTTGTAGTCGTATTTGCTTTGCTATCTGTAGGTATCGGTATTGTAGGCTATTTTCTATCGCCGTATATTTTAACGCTGATTCAAACACCTGCGGCTATTCACGAACTGGCTACACAGTATCTTCAGGTGAATTTTATAGGGATTGTATTCCTGTTCGGCTATAACTTCATTGGAACGGTGCTGAGGGCACTTGGAGATAGTCGAACCCCAATTCGCTTTGTATTTATAGCTGTCATCCTAAACGCTGTACTTGATCCGCTGTTTATCGCTTATTTCGATATGGGTGTAGTCGGTGCGGCGGTTGCGACGGTTCTGTCCCAGGGCTTCTCCTTTATATATGCGCTGATATATACGCAGCGGAAGGGGAAAATTCCATTCATGCGTCCGCATATTCCCTCAAAGATGTATGCGATAACGATTTTCAGGCTAGGGATTCCAGCTGGATTGCAGATGATGGTAATCTCAGGCGGAATGATGGCTATCATGAGTGTCGTTAATACATTCGGTGAAGATGTAGTTGCCGGTTTCGGAGCTTCACAGCGTATGGATAACTTGATTATGCTGCCGATTGTTACGCTTGGTTCTGCAATTAACAGCATGGCCGGCCAAAATATTGGGGCTGGTAAATGGGAGAGGGTTAGCGGCATTGCACGCAGCGGCATCACGCTCATTGTTGGTTTATCGCTTGCGATTGCGGTGCTGGTGTATATATCAGCGCCCTGGCTGCTCAGTTTGTTCGTCGATAATCCGAACTCAATTGCTTTCGGTACGATGTACCTTACTACAGTTTGCTTCTTTTACCCATTTCTTGGCATTAACTTTGTATTGAATGGCATTATTCGGGGAGCCGGAGGGATGATGCAGATTTTGATACTGAACTTCATCTCTTTCTGGGTGCTGCGTTATCCGCTGACTGCTTTGTTCTCCGAATGGATAGGGGATCAGGGAATCGCATATGGTATGGGGGCAAGCTTCATTATTAGTGCGCTATTTGCGGGGGCTTATTATCGCTTCGGTCGCTGGCGTGAAATCCGGGTGCTCCAGAGAAGATAA
- a CDS encoding FMN-dependent NADH-azoreductase — MAKVLYVTVNPKPVELSFSLRLGESFLKEYKQHSPNDTIEHLDLYKEDIPLIDALVLGAWGKVAQNENLNEEESRVLGRMTELLDQFISADKIVFVTPMWNLSYPPMLKAYIDNIVIAGKTFKYTEQGPMGLLSGKRVMHIQGRGGVYSEGPATAFEFTDKYLRSIMAFIGINDYEHIFVEGIAAAPDKAEEIFAAAEERAQKAAVDFARDYQRA; from the coding sequence ATGGCAAAAGTTCTGTATGTAACTGTAAACCCGAAACCAGTAGAGTTATCGTTCAGCCTGAGACTTGGTGAAAGCTTTCTGAAAGAATACAAACAACACAGCCCGAATGATACGATTGAGCATTTAGATCTGTACAAGGAAGATATTCCACTCATTGACGCTCTTGTTCTTGGCGCATGGGGTAAAGTCGCACAAAACGAAAATCTGAATGAGGAAGAGTCACGCGTTCTTGGACGTATGACAGAACTACTTGATCAGTTCATATCCGCAGATAAAATTGTTTTTGTAACTCCGATGTGGAATCTAAGCTACCCGCCGATGCTGAAAGCATATATTGACAATATTGTCATTGCCGGTAAAACATTTAAATATACTGAACAAGGTCCAATGGGACTGCTGTCAGGCAAACGTGTGATGCATATTCAGGGACGTGGCGGCGTTTATTCCGAAGGTCCGGCAACAGCCTTCGAATTTACAGATAAATATCTGCGCAGCATTATGGCCTTTATCGGCATTAATGATTATGAACATATTTTTGTGGAAGGTATTGCTGCGGCACCGGATAAAGCTGAAGAAATCTTTGCTGCTGCCGAAGAAAGAGCACAAAAAGCAGCAGTTGATTTTGCAAGGGACTATCAACGTGCATAA
- a CDS encoding CAP domain-containing protein has product MKTAGKLASLALALSAAFTIGMWTGAGKADDFKETISAYFYPVTYYFDGKKDTSDSKTYKNNGTSVPKSITYEGTTYVPLRYIGEKLGKQVGYDHKTRSVWLGQKPNLSARQSPPPTKTGSVIDNFKVSIGDRSDTVKNKLGTAKVSYTGANQTTWWVYDKQWVGFRDGQVIELFSSDPTAQYEGAKVGMIRSEVEKKLKYTAKPQWELFGATFIFQNDGSEKVLYKSGAQAVIAYYDTLDNKKLLGLRIVNPNEIVHKKYFSYTYQYVRKPNIPSYPTQAATVNQNAAKQVLWLTNVERAKKKAPALTWSDQAAASAYKHSKDMNDHKYFSHTTYSGKSPFDLMAEQKIKYTLAAENIAMGYPDPIEAVFGWMNSAGHRKSMLNPAFKKLGVGVYGTYYTQHFFTP; this is encoded by the coding sequence GTGAAAACAGCAGGCAAACTTGCATCTTTGGCGCTGGCGTTGTCCGCTGCGTTTACGATAGGGATGTGGACTGGAGCGGGTAAAGCCGATGACTTTAAGGAGACCATCTCGGCCTATTTTTATCCTGTTACATATTATTTCGACGGGAAAAAGGATACAAGCGATTCGAAAACGTATAAAAACAACGGTACTTCTGTTCCAAAGTCCATTACATATGAAGGAACGACTTATGTCCCGTTACGTTATATAGGAGAAAAGCTTGGCAAACAGGTAGGATATGATCATAAAACACGCTCTGTTTGGCTTGGCCAAAAACCGAATCTAAGCGCGAGACAATCGCCACCTCCCACTAAAACGGGCAGCGTAATCGATAACTTTAAAGTCAGTATTGGCGATCGCTCGGATACTGTAAAGAATAAGCTTGGCACCGCCAAGGTTTCCTATACGGGGGCAAATCAGACTACATGGTGGGTGTATGACAAACAGTGGGTTGGATTCCGCGATGGACAAGTTATCGAACTGTTTTCAAGCGATCCTACAGCACAGTATGAAGGGGCCAAAGTTGGCATGATACGCAGTGAAGTGGAGAAAAAGCTGAAATATACAGCAAAACCGCAATGGGAGCTGTTTGGCGCAACATTCATTTTCCAGAACGACGGTTCGGAAAAAGTACTATATAAGTCCGGTGCACAGGCGGTTATCGCCTATTACGATACGCTTGATAATAAGAAATTGCTGGGACTGCGCATCGTTAATCCGAATGAGATCGTTCATAAGAAGTATTTTAGCTATACGTACCAATACGTAAGAAAACCGAACATTCCTTCCTATCCAACACAGGCAGCAACCGTCAATCAAAATGCTGCTAAGCAGGTGCTATGGCTTACCAATGTTGAGCGAGCCAAGAAAAAGGCGCCAGCACTTACATGGAGCGATCAGGCGGCTGCTTCCGCTTATAAGCATAGTAAAGATATGAATGATCATAAGTATTTCTCACATACGACCTATAGCGGCAAATCACCATTTGATTTGATGGCGGAGCAGAAAATCAAATATACGCTGGCCGCTGAAAATATTGCTATGGGTTATCCCGATCCGATCGAGGCTGTATTCGGCTGGATGAACAGTGCCGGTCACAGAAAGAGTATGCTTAATCCTGCGTTTAAAAAATTAGGCGTCGGGGTATACGGAACGTACTATACTCAGCATTTCTTCACTCCGTAA
- a CDS encoding YneF family protein, with product MWTYITPILTLILGLVGGFAIGVWYLKNQMSNMQMDEKQLQQIARSMGMNLNQKQLNQMSRRMQSAKPGKKKK from the coding sequence ATGTGGACTTACATTACCCCAATCCTGACGCTGATTCTTGGATTGGTCGGCGGCTTCGCCATCGGTGTATGGTATCTGAAAAACCAGATGTCTAATATGCAGATGGATGAGAAGCAATTGCAACAAATCGCACGCTCGATGGGGATGAATCTGAACCAGAAGCAACTGAATCAAATGAGCCGGAGAATGCAAAGCGCGAAACCGGGCAAGAAGAAGAAATAA
- a CDS encoding metal-dependent hydrolase, producing MDTGTHIAMGFGLAGLAYLDPAVSAHPELASAVLLGTLIGSQAPDFDTVLKFRGNATYIRNHRGRSHSIPAILIWTALISGGIYAFFPSVSYLHLLLWTLLAVVVHVSIDLFNSYGTQAARPFSKRWISLNVINIFDPFIMGIHIIGFLFWAAGFAPGHVFSAVYAVMITYIIQRVIVYNKLVNMVKADLGEEGHYILLPTIRWTRWGIVAETPDASYVGELRNKHIIWHDTFYKKEHNEVIERAQQDEKVQAFLSFTRYPHVYTKKREFGHEVRWIDLRYRTKTHYAFVAIVHLDEQLNVIDSYTGWEYREHKMESKVLVPELVLEKS from the coding sequence TTGGATACAGGTACCCACATTGCTATGGGTTTTGGTCTTGCAGGTCTTGCGTATTTGGATCCGGCTGTGTCCGCTCATCCTGAACTCGCCAGTGCCGTACTACTTGGCACACTAATTGGCTCTCAGGCTCCCGACTTTGATACGGTGCTGAAGTTTCGGGGCAATGCTACGTACATCCGTAATCACCGTGGAAGGTCCCACTCCATTCCGGCAATTCTTATCTGGACAGCACTTATCAGCGGAGGAATTTACGCTTTCTTCCCTAGTGTCTCCTACCTGCATTTGCTGTTGTGGACACTGCTCGCTGTAGTCGTCCATGTGTCCATCGACTTGTTTAATTCGTATGGTACACAGGCGGCCCGTCCCTTCTCGAAGCGATGGATTTCGCTTAATGTGATTAACATTTTTGACCCATTTATTATGGGCATTCATATTATCGGCTTTTTATTCTGGGCCGCTGGCTTTGCCCCCGGCCATGTATTTAGTGCTGTCTACGCCGTGATGATAACGTACATCATCCAGCGAGTGATAGTATACAACAAACTGGTCAATATGGTAAAAGCCGATTTGGGAGAAGAAGGCCATTATATTCTGCTTCCAACAATTCGCTGGACACGCTGGGGTATTGTTGCAGAAACTCCGGATGCTTCGTATGTAGGGGAATTACGCAACAAGCATATCATATGGCATGACACCTTCTACAAGAAGGAGCATAATGAAGTCATCGAAAGAGCGCAGCAGGATGAGAAAGTGCAGGCATTCCTTTCTTTCACCCGCTATCCGCATGTATATACGAAAAAGCGGGAGTTTGGACACGAAGTACGCTGGATCGACCTGCGCTACCGTACCAAGACCCATTATGCATTTGTCGCGATTGTCCACCTGGATGAGCAGTTAAACGTAATTGACTCTTATACAGGCTGGGAATACCGCGAGCATAAAATGGAAAGTAAAGTTCTAGTACCGGAACTGGTGCTGGAGAAGTCATAG
- a CDS encoding MFS transporter, giving the protein MHSIQVFAEYKVKPEMRDEYLHKVKDIATAMNHIGVDDFIVHEGVDQPGLFVEMFHVPTIEAYRKIKRKRCEEKAAIGEFWQSINDCIQGGTEKLHMWAFSPIDMNGSEE; this is encoded by the coding sequence ATGCACAGCATTCAGGTGTTTGCCGAATATAAAGTGAAACCCGAGATGCGGGACGAGTACCTGCACAAAGTTAAAGACATAGCGACAGCCATGAACCATATCGGTGTTGATGATTTTATCGTACACGAAGGCGTAGATCAACCCGGATTGTTTGTCGAAATGTTTCATGTTCCGACAATAGAGGCCTATCGAAAAATAAAACGGAAACGATGTGAAGAAAAGGCAGCAATAGGAGAGTTTTGGCAGAGCATCAACGATTGCATTCAAGGCGGCACAGAAAAGTTACATATGTGGGCGTTCTCACCAATTGATATGAACGGGAGTGAAGAATAA
- the mutY gene encoding A/G-specific adenine glycosylase yields MARKQQEQQDIIGSFAIEAFQNDLLYWFERQQRDLPWRQSRDAYRVWVSEIMLQQTRVDTVIPYYERFMERFPTVEKLADAELEEVYKYWEGLGYYSRARNLHSAVKEVKERYGGTVPDTPEDVHALKGVGPYTAGAILSIAYGLPEPAVDGNVMRVLSRIFLIEEDIAKVSTRKVFEAVVRRIIAHRNPSFFNQALMELGALICIPRSPRCGSCPVASHCRAREQGIQETLPVKKKAKQGRVEERGVALVRREDGRWLIHKRPESGLLANLWEFPNAECQEEAEAREKISVYMYRTFGVKCVPQDLVMEHSHVFSHLQWNLHTYMCGYKGKEEGQGEAAAKARMLWVTIDEMENYPFSVSHKKIVDALREGFQQSLL; encoded by the coding sequence ATGGCAAGAAAGCAACAGGAGCAGCAGGATATCATCGGATCTTTTGCTATTGAAGCCTTTCAAAATGATTTGTTGTACTGGTTTGAGCGGCAGCAGCGGGACTTACCATGGCGGCAGAGCCGTGATGCATACCGGGTTTGGGTTTCGGAGATTATGCTCCAGCAGACCAGAGTAGATACTGTAATCCCATATTATGAACGATTTATGGAACGGTTCCCGACAGTCGAAAAGTTGGCTGATGCAGAATTGGAGGAGGTTTATAAATATTGGGAAGGATTAGGGTACTATTCTCGCGCCCGTAATTTGCATAGTGCAGTAAAAGAGGTGAAGGAAAGGTACGGTGGCACTGTGCCAGACACGCCGGAAGATGTACATGCACTGAAAGGTGTAGGTCCTTATACCGCGGGAGCGATTTTAAGCATTGCATACGGTCTGCCGGAGCCTGCGGTGGACGGCAACGTAATGCGTGTACTGTCACGTATTTTCCTTATCGAAGAAGATATTGCGAAAGTAAGCACGAGAAAAGTATTTGAGGCGGTTGTACGGCGCATTATCGCACATCGTAATCCTTCATTTTTTAATCAAGCATTAATGGAGTTAGGGGCACTTATTTGTATTCCGCGCTCTCCACGCTGCGGCTCCTGTCCGGTTGCCTCACACTGCCGCGCCCGCGAGCAAGGTATACAGGAAACGTTGCCTGTTAAGAAGAAGGCAAAACAAGGAAGAGTGGAAGAGCGAGGAGTGGCGCTCGTGCGGCGCGAAGACGGACGCTGGCTCATTCATAAGCGACCAGAGAGTGGACTTCTGGCTAATCTGTGGGAGTTTCCGAACGCGGAATGTCAGGAAGAGGCTGAAGCGAGGGAAAAGATTAGCGTGTATATGTACAGAACATTCGGTGTCAAATGCGTACCACAGGACTTAGTAATGGAACACAGTCACGTATTCTCACATTTACAGTGGAATCTGCACACCTATATGTGCGGCTATAAAGGAAAGGAAGAAGGACAAGGAGAGGCAGCAGCGAAAGCCCGAATGTTATGGGTTACCATAGATGAGATGGAGAATTATCCATTTTCGGTCTCTCATAAGAAAATCGTTGACGCACTGCGTGAAGGCTTCCAGCAGAGTTTGTTATAG
- a CDS encoding PilZ domain-containing protein, which yields MEYKRKEGFRLEFPEGLPGTFNIVKVGEQYVSSKPGVVIIHDISLRGAKVSTPLALPFQKERMQIELHFGINAQPFAVRGSMVWKRQEDSRYFYGVFFDEESYSSDDLFEELKHYARERNERKKEQ from the coding sequence GTGGAGTACAAACGGAAAGAAGGCTTTCGTCTTGAATTTCCGGAAGGACTTCCGGGTACATTCAATATTGTTAAAGTCGGGGAACAATATGTGAGCAGCAAGCCGGGTGTGGTTATAATCCATGATATCAGCCTTCGAGGAGCTAAAGTGTCTACGCCGCTTGCTCTTCCGTTCCAGAAAGAACGTATGCAGATCGAACTGCACTTTGGCATTAATGCTCAGCCGTTTGCGGTGCGTGGTAGTATGGTATGGAAACGCCAGGAGGACTCCCGCTACTTTTATGGAGTCTTTTTCGATGAGGAGAGCTATTCAAGTGATGATTTGTTCGAAGAATTGAAGCATTATGCAAGGGAAAGAAATGAGCGAAAAAAAGAACAGTAG
- a CDS encoding Bax inhibitor-1/YccA family protein, producing the protein MNIAAVAAEQRRYIQRVFSWMFVGLLMTAVVAYLLSRNENVLTYFSEHPYAFFGILIAELIMVFYLSARVHKLSVTSATLLFFIYAALNGITFSLLFALYTSSSIVLTFLITAGMFGTLAVYGYVTKRDLSRMGSILFMALIGLILATLVNFFLHSSTLYWITTYVGVIVFSGLTAYDMQRIKEANIIGNEGTGEETKEAIIGALILYLDFINLFLYLLRIFGNRD; encoded by the coding sequence ATGAATATCGCAGCAGTTGCTGCCGAGCAGAGGCGGTATATACAACGTGTATTCTCCTGGATGTTTGTTGGATTACTGATGACAGCGGTCGTAGCGTACCTGCTTAGCCGCAACGAGAATGTACTAACTTATTTCAGTGAACACCCTTACGCATTCTTTGGAATTCTCATCGCAGAGCTGATCATGGTATTTTACCTGTCAGCCCGCGTGCACAAGCTATCGGTTACAAGTGCCACGCTGTTATTTTTCATTTATGCAGCGCTGAATGGCATCACTTTTTCTCTTCTGTTCGCTCTGTACACATCAAGCTCTATCGTACTTACCTTTCTTATTACAGCAGGTATGTTTGGCACATTAGCCGTGTACGGTTATGTAACAAAACGGGATTTATCACGAATGGGTTCTATCCTTTTTATGGCGCTGATTGGCCTCATTCTCGCTACACTGGTCAATTTTTTTCTTCATAGCAGCACACTATACTGGATTACTACCTACGTGGGTGTTATCGTATTCTCCGGCTTGACCGCATACGATATGCAAAGAATTAAAGAAGCGAACATCATTGGAAACGAAGGGACAGGCGAGGAAACAAAAGAGGCAATTATCGGTGCGCTTATTCTCTATCTTGATTTCATCAATTTATTCCTCTATCTTTTACGTATTTTCGGCAATCGGGACTAG
- a CDS encoding superoxide dismutase: MAKFELPALPYSFDALEPHIDAQTMEIHHDRHHATYVNNLNAALEGQADLAGKSIEDLMRNINSVPENIRTAVRNNGGGHYNHSLFWEIMSPNGGGEPTGDIAAAINEAFGSFDKLKEEFAKAAATRFGSGWAWVIVENGKLAITSTPNQDNPLMEGKTPVLGLDVWEHAYYLKYQNKRPDYISAWWNTVNWDAVNKRFNEAK; the protein is encoded by the coding sequence ATGGCAAAATTTGAATTACCAGCTCTACCTTATTCTTTCGATGCGCTCGAACCGCACATCGATGCACAAACGATGGAAATCCATCATGACAGACACCATGCAACATACGTAAACAACTTGAACGCAGCACTTGAAGGCCAAGCAGATCTAGCTGGCAAAAGCATTGAAGACTTAATGCGTAACATCAATAGCGTACCGGAAAACATCCGTACAGCCGTACGTAACAACGGCGGTGGTCACTACAACCACAGCCTGTTCTGGGAAATCATGAGCCCTAATGGTGGCGGAGAGCCGACAGGCGATATCGCGGCTGCTATTAATGAAGCATTCGGCAGCTTCGATAAGCTGAAAGAAGAATTTGCAAAAGCAGCTGCTACTCGTTTCGGAAGCGGTTGGGCTTGGGTTATCGTTGAAAACGGCAAACTGGCAATCACCAGCACACCGAACCAAGACAACCCGTTAATGGAAGGTAAAACTCCAGTTCTCGGCCTGGATGTATGGGAGCATGCTTACTACTTGAAATATCAAAACAAGCGCCCGGATTACATCTCCGCTTGGTGGAACACTGTAAACTGGGATGCAGTAAACAAGCGCTTTAACGAAGCGAAGTAA